The following proteins are co-located in the Manihot esculenta cultivar AM560-2 chromosome 9, M.esculenta_v8, whole genome shotgun sequence genome:
- the LOC110607254 gene encoding protein IQ-DOMAIN 12, whose translation MDSKLECKSQSCWDYSTLSKEDMESLWFKKQEASIKRDRMMKYSFSHRERRNTHVLEESIAKNEPDKQRHWLEELANKDALARERIENLKASDIFGTTQVKMSSRKQDNIEALSSPVSFPRRSFCRTQRNTTGDDSSALNSPVFPTYMAATESAKAKARSMSTSRQRIGIQDHFLIDSLSYKSGLSIWSSYNSEWFGNSSEAAQRVPISVNRHY comes from the exons ATGGACAGTAAG CTCGAATGCAAAAGCCAAAGTTGTTGGGATTACAGCACACTTTCAAAGGAAGACATGGAAAGCCTATGGTTCAAGAAGCAAGAGGCTAGCATCAAAAGGGACCGAATGATGAAGTACTCATTTTCACACCGG GAGAGGCGAAACACTCATGTACTGGAAGAATCAATAGCCAAGAATGAACCTGATAAACAGAGACACTGGCTGGAAGAATTGGCGAACAAAGATGCATTGGCTAGAGAACGGATAGAGAATCTGAAAGCAAGTGACATATTTGGTACAACACAAGTGAAAATGAGTTCACGGAAACAAGATAACATAGAAGCATTGAGTTCACCAGTGTCATTTCCAAGAAGATCATTTTGTCGGACACAACGGAATACTACAGGAGATGACAGTTCTGCACTGAATTCTCCTGTTTTCCCAACTTACATGGCTGCAACAGAATCTGCAAAGGCAAAGGCAAGGTCGATGAGCACATCGAGGCAACGAATAGGAATTCAGGATCATTTTCTCATTGACAGCTTATCATACAAAAGTGGACTTTCTATTTGGTCTTCTTATAACAGTGAATGGTTCGGAAACAGTAGCGAAGCTGCTCAGCGCGTTCCTATAAGCGTAAATCGCCATTATTGA
- the LOC110607260 gene encoding LOW QUALITY PROTEIN: pentatricopeptide repeat-containing protein At3g22470, mitochondrial (The sequence of the model RefSeq protein was modified relative to this genomic sequence to represent the inferred CDS: substituted 1 base at 1 genomic stop codon) gives MKQYHTVLSMSKTIELLGISHDVYSLNILINCFCRLHLVYFGFSVFGKMLKLGLEPDVVTFTTLINGLCIESKIDKAVEFFDDMVARGYQPDVRTYSVIINGLCKFGKTNVAIGLLKGMADRGCEPNVVTYSAIIDALCKDELVGEALELFSQMRNKGISPNVITYTSLIHGVCKLGQKNQALALMNEMVEQNILPDVYTFSVLIDALCRDGMVSEAQNTFNVMIQRGVEPDVVTYSSLIDGLCISDQFKEALALLKEMVGRNISPNVFTFNILIDTLCKKGLVSNAQIIIKIMIQSGVEPNAVNYNSLMDGYCLCKQIDKARKLFDLMVTNEIADIFSYSILINGYCKCKMIDDAKDIFVEMSHKGLVPDAVTYHTLIKGMFQAGRPQNAKELFRNMCSHGQQPNIVTFSIMINGLCRQGNLDEALTLLKEMEESQLKPDLVTYCILINGMCKVGKINDAKELFSSLFEIGLQPDVYVYNAIMKGLCQQGLMDEAYKIFRDMEKGGCLPNNFSYNIIIQGFLRHENLPKASELINEMVDKGFSSDDATTELEFGLWAWRGLKVEEVLGLQVNESKSCVYLARVLEEMKQQTHTISDHFREALALLKEMVGRNISPNVFTFNILIDTLSNVVTYSSLMDGYCLCNHMDKAKKLFDLMVTNEIANIFSYTILINGYCKYKMIDDAKDIFVEMSHKGLVPDVVTYSTLIEGMFQAGRPQTAQELFKDMCSHGQQPNIVTFSIMINGLCSQGNLDDALTLLKKMEESQLKPNLVTYCILINGMCKAGKINDAKELFSSLFENGLQPDVYVYSAIMKGLCQXGLMDEAYKVFKDMEKVGCLPNNCCYNIIIQGFLKHEDLPKASELINKMVDKGFSADVATMELVVHLSQNNDLMD, from the exons ATGAAACAATACCACACTGTCCTTTCCATGTCCAAAACAATTGAATTGTTAGGAATCTCTCACGATGTTTATTCTCTTAAcatcttaattaattgcttCTGCCGTTTACATCTTGTGTATTTTGGTTTCTCTGTTTTTGGTAAGATGCTCAAATTGGGATTGGAGCCTGACGTTGTGACATTTACTACcttaattaatgggctttgTATAGAGAGTAAAATCGACAAAGCAGTGGAATTTTTCGATGATATGGTTGCACGTGGTTATCAACCTGATGTTCGTACCTACAGTGTGATAATAAACGGATTGTGTAAATTTGGGAAAACAAATGTGGCTATTGGGCTACTAAAGGGAATGGCTGATAGAGGTTGTGAGCCAAATGTTGTGACATACAGTGCAATCATTGACGCCCTTTGCAAGGATGAGCTAGTTGGTGAGGCTTTAGAGCTCTTCTCTCAAATGAGGAATAAGGGCATTTCACCTAATGTCATCACTTACACTAGTTTAATTCATGGTGTTTGCAAATTAGGCCAAAAGAACCAAGCTTTGGCCTTGATGAATGAAATGGTGGAGCAAAACATATTACCAGATGTTTATACCTTCAGTGTATTGATTGATGCTCTTTGTAGGGATGGAATGGTTTCAGAGGCTCAAAATACATTCAAtgtaatgattcaaagaggtgtagAGCCTGATGTGGTCACCTACAGTTCCTTAATTGATGGTCTTTGCATTTCAGACCAATTCAAGGAAGCTTTGGCCTTGTTGAAAGAAATGGTGGGGAGGAACATATCCCCTAATGTTTTTACCTTCAATATATTGATTGACACTCTTTGTAAGAAAGGACTGGTTTCAAATGCACAgattataatcaaaataatgattCAAAGCGGTGTGGAGCCTAATGCTGTCAATTATAATTCATTGATGGATGGATATTGTCTTTGCAAGCAAATTGATAAGGCTAGAAAGCTATTTGATCTGATGGTGACCAATGAAATAGCTGACATATTTAGCTACAGCATTTTGATCAATGGATATTGTAAGTGCAAAATGATAGATGATGCAAAGGATATTTTTGTTGAAATGTCTCATAAAGGTTTAGTTCCTGATGCTGTTACTTATCATACTCTTATAAAGGGTATGTTTCAAGCAGGAAGGCCCCAAAATGCAAAAGAGCTCTTTAGGAATATGTGCTCTCATGGTCAACAGCCAAATATAGTAACCTTCTCAATTATGATTAATGGCTTGTGTAGGCAGGGGAATCTGGATGAAGCACTTACCCTATTGAAAGAAATGGAGGAAAGTCAGTTGAAGCCTGATCTTGTGACCTATTGCATTCTGATCAATGGTATGTGCAAAGTTGGGAAGATTAATGATGCCAAGGAACTTTTTTCTAGTCTTTTTGAAATTGGTTTACAAcctgatgtttatgtatataatgCAATTATGAAAGGACTCTGCCAACAAGGATTAATGGACGAAGCGTATAAGATTTTTAGAGACATGGAAAAGGGAGGATGTTTACCgaataatttttcttataatatcaTCATTCAAGGGTTTCTCAGGCATGAGAATTTACCAAAAGCATCAGAACTAATCAACGAAATGGTTGATAAGGGGTTCTCTTCTGATGATGCTACCACAGAATTG GAATTTGGTCTGTGGGCTTGGAGAGGCCTTAAAGTTGAGGAGGTTTTAGGATTGCAAGTAAATGAGTCTAAGAGCTGTGTTTATCTTGCAAGAGTGCTAGAGGAGATGAAGCAACAAACTCAT ACCATTTCAGACCATTTCAGGGAAGCTTTGGCCTTGTTGAAAGAAATGGTGGGGAGGAACATATCCCCTAATGTTTTTACCTTCAATATATTGATCGACACTCTTT CTAATGTTGTCACTTATAGTTCATTGATGGATGGATATTGTCTGTGCAACCATATGGATAAAGCTAAAAAGTTATTTGATCTAATGGTGACCAATGAAATAGCTAACATTTTTAGCTACACCATTTTGATCAATGGATATTGTAAGTACAAAATGATAGATGATGCAAAGGATATTTTTGTTGAAATGTCTCATAAAGGTTTAGTTCCTGATGTTGTTACTTATTCTACTCTTATAGAGGGTATGTTTCAAGCAGGGAGGCCCCAAACTGCACAGGAGCTCTTTAAGGATATGTGCTCTCATGGTCAACAGCCAAATATAGTAACCTTCTCAATTATGATTAATGGCTTGTGTAGTCAGGGGAATCTCGATGACGCACTCACCCTATTGAAAAAAATGGAGGAAAGTCAGTTAAAGCCTAATCTTGTGACCTATTGCATTCTGATCAATGGTATGTGCAAAGCTGGCAAGATTAATGATGCCAAGGAACTGTTTTCTAGTCTTTTTGAAAATGGTTTACAAcctgatgtttatgtatatagCGCAATTATGAAAGGACTCTGCCAATAAGGATTAATGGATGAAGCCTATAAGGTATTTAAAGACATGGAAAAGGTAGGATGTTTACCAAATAATTGTTGTTATAATATCATCATTCAAGGGTTTCTCAAGCATGAGGATTTACCAAAAGCATCAGAACTAATCAACAAAATGGTTGATAAGGGGTTCTCTGCTGATGTTGCTACCATGGAATTGGTAGTACATTTATCGCAGAATAATGATCTCATGGACTAG